One genomic segment of Besnoitia besnoiti strain Bb-Ger1 chromosome VII, whole genome shotgun sequence includes these proteins:
- a CDS encoding peptidyl-prolyl cis-trans isomerase (encoded by transcript BESB_076210) has product MVQEACCGGRCDKAAEKKMACHEEDDCCGASHGHGGCCAHEEESAPVDLESIVDAGEEVTDGDKGVFKKILKEGDGPTPQPGEEVVVHYTGTLKDGTKFDSSRDRNAPFKFVIGEGQVIRGWDVGVMKMKRGERAMLTIQSNYGYGSRGAPPTIPANSVLKFDVELIDSHPKPKNKWEMTASEKLEAANQEKERGNDAFKKGAFAEAASNYREGLDFFDYVDNWSDEERAQQKRLELPLRLNLASCYNRLGQYTEAIEETTKALAIDSESSKAWFRRGVARMAVGLLDEARRDFVQAAKLDPKNVEIRRELEKCKKKLEDIRQKEKSTFGNMFKKVDLYTEKQGVRDLSKCPRVYMDIKVGDAEPKRVVFALYSDTVPRTAENFRALCTGEKGDGKKGKPLCFKNSLFHRIIPGFMMQGGDFTNGDGTGGESIYGPQFDDEKFVDQHTCRGQLSMANCGLNTNSSQFFITFGPAPHLDGKHVVFGEVVEGQDVLEQAEHVETDKTNDRPKQDVLIVDCGELKA; this is encoded by the exons ATGGTTCAGGAGGCCTGCTGCGGGGGGCGGTGCGacaaggcggcggagaagaaaatgGCCTgccacgaagaagacgactgctgcggcgcgagccacgggcacggcggctgctgcgcccacgaggaagaaagcgcgCCTGTGGATCTCGAGAGCATCGtagacgccggcgaagaagtcACCGACGGCGACAAAGGCGTTTTCAAAAAGATTCTTAAGGAGGGCGACGGTCCCAC GCCGCAGCCCGGCGAGGAAGTCGTGGTGCACTACACAGGAACGCTCAAGGATGGAACGAAGTTCGATTCATCGC GAGACCGCAACGCTCCGTTCAAGTTCGTCATCGGCGAAGGACAAGTCATCCGCGGGTGGGATGTCGGCGTGATGAAGATGAAgcgtggcgagcgcgccATGCTA ACGATTCAATCGAACTACGGATACGGCTCGCGAGGGGCGCCCCCGACTATTCCCGCCAACTCCGTTTTGAAG TTCGACGTGGAGTTGATTGACAGCCACCCGAAGCCGAAGAACAAATGGGAGATGACCGCCAGCGAGAAGTTGGAGGCGGCGAATcaggagaaggagcgaggCAACGACGCGTTCAAGAagggcgccttcgcagaggcTGCCTCGAACTACCGCGAAGGCCTCGACTTCTTCGACTACGTCGACAACTggagcgacgaagagcgcgcgcagcagaagcgcctcgagctACCCCTCCGCCTCAACCTCGCCTC CTGCTACAACCGCCTCGGTCAGTACACGGAGGCGATTGAAGAGACTACGAAGGCCCTCGCCATCGACAGC GAAAGCAGCAAAGCTTGGTTTCGCCGTGGTGTCGCGCGCATGGCTGTCGGCCTCCTGGACGAGGCACGCCGCGACTTCGTGCAGGCCGCGAAGCTCGACCCGAAGAACGTTGAGATTCGTCGCGAGTTGGAGAAG tgcAAGAAGAAGCTGGAGGATATCCGGCAGAAGGAGAAATCGACTTTCGGCAACATGTTCAAAAAGGTTGACCTGTACACGG AGAAGCAAGGCGTCCGCGACCTCTCCAAGTGCCCCAGGGTGTACATGGACATCAAGGTTGGAGACGCGGAGC CGAAGCGAGTCGTGTTCGCCCTATACAGCGACACAGTTCCCAGGACTGCAGAAAACTTCCGAGCTCTCTGCACAG GCGAGAAGGGGGACGGCAAGAAGGGAAAGCCTCTGTGCTTCAAGAACTCGCTCTTCCACCGCATTATTCCGGGCTTCATGATGCAAGGAGGCGACTTCACCAACGGCGACGGCACGGGGGGGGAGTCGATCTACGGACCTCAGTTCGACG aCGAGAAATTCGTGGATCAGCACACCTGTCGCGGCCAGCTCTCCATGGCGAACTGCGGCCTCAACACGAACTCTTCGCAGTTTTTCATCACCTTCGGCCCCGCGCCGCATCTGGACGG CAAGCACGTCGTCTTCGGTGAAGTCGTCGAAGGCCAGGATGTCTTGGAGCAGGCCGAGCATGTTGAGACTGACAAGACGAACGACCGCCCGAAG CAAGACGTCCTGATCGTGGACTGCGGCGAGTTGAAGGCCTAG
- a CDS encoding leucine rich repeat-containing protein (encoded by transcript BESB_076220), whose product MEAHPEKPQGRKPACGAREAGAGGCRVLEAADVALGPVLTEEKLAGLILAAAPRKVKGCRVLDISQNKIRKLGVSVGEIVNLGLESVEDLNLRGNLLRQLDGRLVTFPRLARLDVSENVLSQILNFETQFELRELALQGNRLKEINGLAPSPLHHTLEWLDISRNDIADLRGLAALVTLEELRELDVRDNPVELHPLQGDIVLEGFCMLACPLLETLNGRRITAEVRDAVICWSTEDPRGRAVTSCVHRFRQSFAARGKNCAGLCSDDDSVLSEKADQSVCRLVLSRASSSASTRGKLRVLPPRDSGELSPCSASSFSGRPGLARARRRDKEEACGEVSSAKTEFASRSTYSSRCRSDYAWCPSVQSGARGGLHRARRACASGCAGGSGSHPRRAVTKGTQTPGWWKTEDEWGGLLLAEGSGERGPRAPGFGGPKDPLAPGGSRAGGRAPGNFQFVFKADDLGTLVRAEELRALTAEKSSTSVGKGEDEAPDAGDADASWERAEKAAPEHDVEEDTEASEYDAPAGGARDWEDENELSVPLHDMRNELADATDVVDLEEDPELPPHAHMGAKRET is encoded by the exons ATGGAGGCGCACCCAGAGAAGCCGCAGGGAAGAAAGCCCGCGTGtggcgcgcgggaggcgggggcTGGGGGCTGCAGAGTCCTCGAAGCTGCGGACGTGGCTCTGGGGCCGGTGCTGACAGAGGAGAAGCTCGCTGGCCTCATCCTTGCCGCGGCCCCCAGGAAAGTGAAGGGATGCAGAGTCCTCGACATCTCCCAGAACAAGATCAGAAAA CTCGGCGTGTCGGTCGGAGAAATAGTGAATCTGGGTCTCGAGTCCGTTGAAGATTTAAATCTCCGCGGGAAtcttctgcggcagctgGACGGCCGGCTGGTCACAtttccgcggctcgcccggCTGGACGTTAGCGAAAATGTGTTGAGTCAAATCCTCAACTTCGAGACGCAATTCGAGCTCCGCGAACTCGCGCTTCAGGGCAACCGCCTCAAGGAAATCAA cggcctcgcgccttctcctctccacCACACGCTGGAGTGGCTCGACATCTCCAGAAACGATATTGC GGATCTGAGAGGGCTAGCTGCTCTGGTCACGCTGGAAGAGCTGCGCGAGTTAGATGTTCGAGACAACCCAGTCGAGCTTCACCCTCTTCAAGGAGACATTGTG ctcgagggGTTTTGCATGCTCGCATGTCCGCTGCTGGAGACTCTGAACGGCCGGCGCATCACGGCGGAAGTGCGCGACGCGGTGATTTGCTGGTCGACTGAAGACCCCCGCGGCCGGGCGGTGACGAGCTGCGTGCATCGCTTCAGGCAGTCTTTTGCGGCGCGTGGCAAGAACTGCGCCGGTCTTTGTTCAGACGACGACTCGGTGTTGAGCGAGAAGGCAGATCAAAGCGTCTGCCGACTTGTCCTCTCTcgtgcgtcttcctccgcttccacCCGCGGAAAACTTCGCGTCCTGCCGCCACGCGACAGTGGAGAGCTCTctccctgcagcgcctcctccttctcgggGCGCCCGGggctggcgcgtgcgcggaggcgcgacaaGGAGGAGGCCTGTGGAGAGGTCAGTTCCGCGAAGACTGAGTTTGCCTCGCGGTCGACGTACTCCTCGCGGTGTCGCTCCGACTACGCTTGGTGCCCTTCGGTCCAgtctggcgcgcgcggaggtcTGCACCGCGCCCGTAGAGCCTGCGCGTCAGGGTGCGCGGGAGGGAGCGGTAGCCATCCGCGACGAGCCGTGACGAAGGGGACACAGACGCCGGGCTGGTGGAAAACGGAGGACGAGTGGGGGGGTCTCCTTCTTGCCgagggaagcggagagagggggCCGAGAGCCCCGGGTTTCGGAGGCCCGAAGGATCCCTTGGCCCCGGGCGGGTCGCGCGCGGGGGGACGCGCCCCGGGCAACTTCCAGTTCGTCTTCAAGGCGGATGACTTGGGGACGCTCGTCCGAGCAGAAGAACTGCGGGCGCTCACCGCGGAGAAAAGCAGCACGAGCGTCGGCAAGGGCGAGGATGAGGCTCCAGACGCAGGGGACGCCGACGCTTCTtgggagagagcggaaaaGGCCGCCCCCGAGCACGATGTCGAGGAGGACACCGAGGCCAGCGAGtacgacgcgccggcgggcggcgcgagggactGGGAAGACGAGAACGAGCTTTCTGTGCCTCTTCATGACATGCGAAACGAACTAGCTGACGCAACCGACGTTGTCGACCTCGAGGAAGACCCCGAActgccgccgcatgcgcataTGGGGGCCAAGCGAGAAACATGA